In Candidatus Defluviilinea proxima, a single genomic region encodes these proteins:
- the guaB gene encoding IMP dehydrogenase, whose protein sequence is MKILPDVALTYDDVLLVPQYSNVDSRRALSTKTWLTKKIALHVPIVSANMDVVTESGMAIAMAREGGIGIIHRFMTIAEQARQIERVKKAESFVVDEPITMTDQHTVGDVKRIVDETGTGGILILDKTGKLVGIVSTRDLLFEEDEDRLVTEIMTREVHTAAPNTSLKDAERLLHEYRVEKLPLVDKDGKVVGLITLKDIMKITQFPSATKDAKGRLAVGAAVGVRDKEMHRVESALRAGADCIVVDIAHGDSELEIEMIKNIHKHFPDAQVVGGNVASGDGTKRLIDAGVDSVKVGVGPGSICVTRQVAGSGVPQLTAIIECAEAARPSGVPIIADGGIRQPGDVAKAIAAGAQTVMIGSMLAGTDESPGLIMTRRGHRYKASRGMASLSANIERNKREGNDLTREDIEEYVAEGVEAAVPYRGRTREVLTQLIGGLQSGMSYSGAHTIKEFQEKAIFVRMTGSGLKESGPHDVELLG, encoded by the coding sequence ATGAAAATTTTGCCTGATGTGGCTTTGACGTATGACGATGTTTTACTGGTGCCGCAGTACTCGAATGTGGATTCGCGGCGAGCACTTTCAACGAAGACCTGGTTGACGAAGAAGATCGCCCTGCATGTGCCGATCGTCTCTGCAAACATGGATGTGGTGACCGAAAGCGGTATGGCGATTGCGATGGCGCGTGAAGGCGGCATCGGTATCATTCACCGCTTTATGACCATCGCTGAGCAGGCGCGTCAGATCGAGCGTGTGAAGAAGGCGGAGTCGTTTGTGGTGGACGAACCCATCACGATGACCGACCAGCACACAGTGGGTGATGTAAAGCGTATTGTGGATGAAACTGGCACGGGCGGTATTTTGATTTTGGATAAAACTGGGAAACTGGTTGGCATTGTCTCAACCCGTGATCTGTTGTTTGAAGAAGATGAAGACAGGCTCGTAACTGAGATTATGACGCGCGAAGTGCATACTGCCGCGCCAAACACATCTTTGAAAGATGCGGAACGGCTACTGCATGAATACCGTGTGGAGAAGTTGCCGCTCGTGGATAAAGATGGCAAGGTGGTGGGTTTGATTACCTTGAAAGACATCATGAAGATCACGCAGTTCCCCTCTGCAACCAAAGATGCGAAGGGGCGTCTGGCGGTGGGTGCGGCCGTGGGCGTGCGCGATAAGGAAATGCACCGCGTGGAATCCGCTTTGCGTGCGGGCGCTGATTGTATCGTTGTGGATATCGCTCACGGCGATTCGGAACTTGAGATCGAAATGATCAAGAATATTCATAAACATTTTCCAGACGCGCAGGTCGTCGGCGGGAATGTGGCCTCTGGCGATGGAACGAAACGCCTGATCGATGCGGGCGTGGATTCTGTAAAAGTGGGTGTGGGCCCCGGCTCCATTTGTGTGACAAGGCAAGTGGCTGGTTCAGGTGTGCCGCAATTGACAGCGATCATTGAATGTGCCGAAGCCGCGCGTCCCTCGGGTGTGCCGATCATCGCCGACGGCGGTATCCGTCAGCCCGGCGATGTGGCGAAGGCAATTGCGGCTGGCGCACAAACTGTGATGATCGGTTCAATGTTGGCTGGCACCGATGAAAGCCCTGGCCTGATCATGACTCGCAGAGGTCATCGCTATAAGGCCTCGCGCGGTATGGCTTCTTTATCGGCGAACATCGAAAGAAACAAACGCGAAGGCAATGACCTGACCCGCGAAGATATTGAAGAGTACGTAGCCGAAGGGGTTGAGGCGGCGGTCCCGTATCGCGGCAGGACAAGAGAAGTACTCACACAACTGATCGGAGGATTACAATCAGGGATGAGTTACAGCGGCGCACATACGATCAAGGAATTTCAAGAGAAGGCTATCTTCGTGCGCATGACTGGCTCAGGTTTGAAAGAGTCGGGTCCGCATGATGTGGAATTGTTAGGATAA
- a CDS encoding adenylosuccinate synthase — protein sequence MTVTAVIGSQWGDEGKGKAVDFLAEEVDYVARFNGGNNAGHTVINKFGTFKIHLVPSGIFAQNAVGLIGGGVVVDPQVLLEEIEMLNKSGVNVDGRLWVSPRSHLIMPYHKILDGLYEEAKGAGATGTTRRGIGPVFADKVSYNGIRWTDFASDAFESRLKVQLELKNKIIVALGGEALKYEEIRDTYRAYYAKVKPYIKELFTLVQDGLKANKHFLLEQAMGTFLDTDWGTYPFVTASTTIPSAASAGLGIPPRYITNVIGVTKAYTTRVGAGPLPTEIHDVHSPEYESFGEVAATTGRIRRVGWLDLEIVKTAVLLSGVTELCLTKLDVLSGLENLQVCTGYKLNGQKVGYTDVDAYGLDNVELVYQTVPGWKEDISKARSFEELPANAQSYVKMIEDATGVPVKWIGVGPERDATIRR from the coding sequence ATGACAGTAACAGCAGTGATCGGTTCACAGTGGGGCGACGAGGGCAAGGGCAAGGCCGTTGATTTTTTGGCGGAAGAGGTTGATTATGTAGCGCGTTTCAATGGCGGCAACAACGCAGGGCATACGGTCATCAATAAGTTTGGGACGTTCAAAATTCATTTGGTGCCATCAGGGATTTTCGCACAGAACGCAGTGGGATTGATCGGCGGCGGCGTAGTGGTTGACCCGCAAGTATTGCTCGAAGAGATCGAGATGTTGAATAAATCTGGCGTGAACGTGGACGGACGTTTATGGGTATCGCCGCGTTCGCATTTGATCATGCCGTATCACAAAATTTTAGATGGACTGTACGAGGAAGCCAAAGGCGCAGGCGCCACAGGGACAACCCGCCGCGGCATCGGCCCCGTGTTCGCAGACAAGGTCAGTTACAACGGCATCCGCTGGACGGACTTTGCGAGCGATGCGTTTGAGAGCCGTTTGAAAGTGCAATTGGAATTGAAGAACAAGATCATCGTGGCGCTGGGCGGCGAGGCGTTGAAGTATGAAGAGATCCGCGATACGTATCGTGCCTATTACGCGAAGGTAAAGCCTTATATCAAGGAATTGTTCACGCTCGTACAAGATGGCTTGAAAGCGAATAAACATTTCCTACTTGAACAAGCGATGGGAACCTTCCTCGATACCGATTGGGGAACGTATCCGTTCGTGACCGCTTCGACAACGATTCCCTCTGCAGCTTCGGCTGGACTTGGCATTCCTCCACGTTACATCACGAACGTGATCGGCGTGACAAAGGCTTACACCACGCGCGTCGGTGCGGGGCCGTTGCCAACAGAGATCCACGATGTTCACAGTCCAGAGTACGAATCGTTTGGTGAAGTCGCCGCCACAACGGGACGCATCCGCCGCGTGGGCTGGCTGGACTTGGAGATCGTGAAGACAGCAGTCCTCTTGAGCGGTGTGACCGAGCTGTGTCTGACGAAATTGGATGTGTTGAGCGGACTGGAAAACTTGCAAGTGTGTACCGGCTACAAACTAAACGGTCAAAAAGTGGGCTATACCGATGTAGACGCCTACGGCCTGGATAACGTTGAACTCGTCTATCAAACCGTCCCTGGCTGGAAGGAAGATATCAGCAAGGCAAGGTCTTTCGAAGAATTACCCGCCAACGCACAGAGCTACGTCAAGATGATCGAAGATGCGACGGGTGTCCCTGTGAAGTGGATTGGGGTGGGCCCTGAACGGGATGCGACGATCAGGAGATAG
- a CDS encoding 50S ribosome-binding GTPase, with translation MKLENDFAELLKQKLEEALKRRGSVNIVVAGKTGVGKSTLVNAVFQGNLAETGDGRPVTKTTREIKKEGIPLSIFDTRGLEISEYKDTVQELEKLIQDRRKSEDPNQHIHIAWVCIMEDSRRVEDAEIKLVEMLDKYIPVVAVVTKSMADNGFRQKVQEILPQARNTVRVLAKETVLDGGHKIPTMGLENLVELTMTLVPETQRDALAAAQRISLNHKLQRAHAVVASAALSAGGAGAAPLPFSDALAIIPIQVSMLAGISAVWGLPISTGFLGTLVSGAITGSAGTIVGRATVGALLKLIPGVGSAVGGAINAGVASTLTTAFGEAYIAALSVLTKDNPDRIPTAEEIRDEFMRHLRSPKTKQEAG, from the coding sequence ATGAAACTTGAAAATGATTTTGCCGAACTACTAAAACAGAAATTAGAGGAAGCTCTAAAGCGACGAGGCAGTGTGAACATAGTAGTCGCTGGCAAAACAGGCGTTGGGAAAAGCACGCTTGTGAATGCTGTATTTCAGGGTAACTTGGCAGAGACTGGTGATGGACGTCCCGTTACTAAAACCACAAGAGAAATTAAGAAAGAGGGTATCCCCCTCAGTATATTTGATACTCGTGGATTAGAGATAAGCGAGTACAAGGATACTGTTCAGGAACTTGAAAAGCTTATACAAGATAGACGAAAAAGCGAAGACCCTAATCAACATATCCATATAGCATGGGTCTGCATTATGGAGGATTCTCGTCGTGTGGAAGATGCGGAAATAAAACTTGTAGAAATGCTGGATAAATACATTCCAGTCGTAGCAGTAGTCACAAAAAGCATGGCCGATAATGGTTTTCGCCAAAAAGTACAAGAGATCCTACCCCAAGCTCGAAATACAGTTAGAGTCCTCGCCAAAGAAACGGTTCTCGACGGCGGACACAAGATACCAACAATGGGTCTTGAAAACCTTGTAGAACTCACTATGACTTTAGTGCCGGAGACTCAGCGAGACGCACTTGCCGCAGCGCAACGCATCAGCTTAAATCACAAACTACAAAGAGCACATGCGGTAGTAGCCAGTGCCGCGCTTTCTGCGGGCGGGGCTGGCGCGGCTCCCCTTCCCTTTTCTGATGCGCTTGCAATTATTCCTATTCAAGTATCAATGCTTGCGGGTATCAGCGCAGTTTGGGGACTTCCCATATCAACAGGATTCTTGGGAACTCTTGTAAGCGGCGCTATCACTGGCTCTGCCGGCACAATAGTAGGGCGTGCCACCGTCGGTGCACTACTAAAGCTGATACCGGGGGTTGGTTCAGCGGTAGGTGGCGCAATAAACGCAGGTGTAGCCAGCACTTTAACTACTGCATTTGGAGAGGCATACATAGCGGCACTGTCTGTGCTTACTAAAGATAATCCAGACCGCATACCTACGGCGGAAGAAATCCGAGATGAATTCATGCGCCACTTGCGATCTCCTAAAACCAAGCAAGAGGCTGGCTAA
- a CDS encoding SIMPL domain-containing protein, translated as MKQFSTIIKTVLACTLVFILSSVYLPSFNVHAAASTPTAEPIQSTQSTCDASRSIQVSGVAVVNVTPDRALIKLGVQSNGKSAKEAQTKNSATISQVVKALKALGIDSKDIATDWYTIEPLYEDYDSLNIKGYRIYNIVEVTMRDASKANDAIVAAFQAGANQVVDVQFYTSELRKYRDQARDMAMKAAREKADALSTAAGTGVSCILTINENTQSNFYYGGWGWYGYGSNQNLMTQNSVQNIAPSGGASSTLDDGPLNAGQISIRAEINASFGLK; from the coding sequence ATGAAACAGTTTTCAACCATCATCAAAACCGTTCTCGCCTGCACGTTGGTCTTTATCCTTTCCAGTGTCTATCTACCAAGTTTCAACGTCCATGCCGCCGCATCCACCCCAACCGCCGAACCAATTCAATCAACGCAATCCACCTGTGACGCGTCTCGTTCCATTCAAGTCAGCGGCGTGGCAGTCGTCAATGTGACGCCCGACCGTGCCCTCATCAAATTGGGAGTGCAATCGAACGGTAAGTCCGCAAAAGAAGCGCAGACAAAGAACTCCGCCACGATCAGTCAGGTTGTCAAAGCGTTGAAGGCATTGGGCATTGACTCAAAGGACATCGCCACCGATTGGTACACCATCGAACCGTTGTATGAAGATTATGACTCGCTCAATATCAAAGGCTATCGCATCTACAACATTGTCGAAGTCACAATGCGCGATGCAAGCAAAGCCAATGATGCAATTGTCGCTGCCTTTCAGGCAGGTGCGAATCAAGTAGTGGACGTCCAGTTCTACACCAGTGAACTGCGCAAGTACCGCGATCAGGCACGTGACATGGCGATGAAAGCCGCCAGAGAAAAAGCGGACGCTCTCTCTACCGCCGCAGGGACTGGCGTGAGTTGCATCCTGACCATTAACGAGAATACCCAGTCCAATTTCTATTATGGAGGCTGGGGGTGGTACGGCTACGGCTCCAATCAAAACCTGATGACGCAAAACTCGGTCCAGAATATTGCGCCGTCAGGAGGGGCATCGTCCACGCTGGATGACGGTCCACTGAACGCGGGGCAGATTTCCATCCGCGCGGAGATCAATGCTTCGTTTGGGTTGAAGTAA
- a CDS encoding HAMP domain-containing protein: MQSIRTRLSLNYLIVLILGMSLAVALAWLTVSKLYVDTQRENLLAQARLIAAGLQDATLPTQPAEPYSQTSNVMPGIHTRLIGDSGAVLVGLPLSDAIQLPLVEQDASISPSELVQRPEIESALKGIPATSVRRVIGNQQVLYAAAPVQNSAGAITGIVYIATPLPSGGLPAKMIWQLFGAVAIAVLLAGIAGGLLARKIATPLEGLAKAAVAISKGDLKQSVPANSDVSELHSLSQTFNEMAESLRQSDEAKKAFIADVTHELRTPLTVIKGTIETLEDGALDDLEGRTPLLTSMMRETDRLIRMVNDLLVLTRADAGALQLNLQTLDLIELARMRCENMSLLAARQHVGLKVLSASHLTGELFPLNQQSPLDLDSSTESGATHPLMVSADPDRLSQVLDNLLGNAIRHSPEHSTVTVTVGPKDGGVECSVSDQGTGIPAKHLPFLFDRFYRVETSRDRISGGTGLGLAIVRALVTAHGGKINVQSIEGKGTTFTIWLRAS, from the coding sequence ATGCAATCCATTCGCACACGCCTTTCTCTCAATTATTTGATCGTGTTGATCCTTGGCATGTCGCTTGCCGTCGCGCTGGCATGGCTGACGGTCAGCAAATTGTATGTGGATACCCAACGCGAAAATCTTTTGGCGCAGGCAAGGCTCATCGCCGCTGGCTTGCAGGATGCAACTTTGCCGACTCAACCCGCTGAACCGTATTCGCAAACTTCGAATGTGATGCCCGGTATTCACACGCGCTTGATCGGGGATAGCGGTGCCGTCCTTGTGGGATTGCCTCTTTCGGATGCGATCCAATTGCCTCTTGTGGAACAGGACGCGTCCATTTCGCCCAGTGAGCTGGTCCAGCGCCCCGAAATTGAATCAGCGCTGAAAGGGATTCCTGCCACCTCAGTGCGACGAGTGATCGGAAATCAACAAGTGCTGTATGCCGCCGCACCTGTTCAAAACTCTGCAGGCGCGATCACGGGCATTGTGTACATCGCCACACCTTTGCCTTCGGGCGGTTTACCAGCAAAGATGATCTGGCAATTGTTCGGCGCTGTTGCGATTGCCGTCTTGCTGGCTGGCATCGCAGGTGGATTGTTGGCGCGCAAGATCGCAACTCCGCTGGAGGGGTTGGCGAAAGCGGCTGTTGCTATTTCAAAAGGTGACCTTAAGCAAAGCGTGCCAGCGAACAGCGACGTTTCTGAACTTCACAGCCTCAGCCAAACCTTCAACGAGATGGCTGAAAGCTTGCGTCAATCGGACGAAGCAAAAAAAGCGTTCATCGCCGATGTCACGCACGAATTGCGGACTCCGCTCACGGTCATCAAAGGCACGATCGAGACTCTCGAAGACGGTGCGCTCGACGATCTTGAAGGGCGCACTCCCTTGCTGACTTCCATGATGCGCGAAACGGACCGTTTGATCCGCATGGTCAATGACTTGCTCGTGTTGACCCGTGCAGATGCAGGTGCGCTTCAGTTGAATCTACAAACCTTGGATTTGATCGAGTTGGCGCGCATGCGTTGTGAAAACATGAGCCTGCTTGCCGCGCGTCAACATGTGGGGTTGAAAGTGTTAAGTGCGTCGCACCTTACGGGTGAACTTTTTCCATTGAACCAGCAGAGTCCACTCGATTTAGATTCTTCCACCGAGTCTGGTGCGACGCACCCTCTAATGGTCTCTGCCGACCCAGACCGCCTCTCGCAAGTTCTCGATAACCTGTTGGGCAATGCTATCCGTCACTCGCCAGAACACTCAACGGTCACTGTCACAGTCGGACCAAAGGACGGCGGAGTCGAATGCTCGGTCAGCGACCAAGGGACAGGTATTCCCGCGAAACATCTGCCATTCCTCTTTGATCGCTTTTACCGCGTTGAAACCTCCCGTGACCGAATCAGCGGCGGCACAGGGCTGGGGCTTGCCATCGTCCGTGCACTGGTCACTGCCCACGGCGGGAAGATCAATGTGCAAAGTATTGAAGGCAAGGGGACAACCTTCACTATCTGGTTAAGAGCCTCATAA
- a CDS encoding response regulator transcription factor: MSHRILIVDDEPSVTDLIAYNLRKSLYDVQAVGDGREALRLAREYKPDLILLDLMIPEVDGLDVCRELRKSSDVPIIMITARGEEIDRVLGLEIGADDYITKPFSVRELMARIKAVLRRAQKDGDVEPSTLLRGPGNLLMDVERRSLVVGDTSIELTRLEFDLLHRLLINPGRVLTRERLLEQAWGYEYVGDTRAVDSAVKRLRAKLRAVAPEADCIESVRGLGYRIN; encoded by the coding sequence ATGTCACACCGCATTCTCATTGTGGATGATGAACCGTCTGTCACGGATTTGATCGCCTACAATCTCCGCAAGTCCCTGTATGATGTGCAGGCGGTGGGGGATGGGCGCGAGGCGTTGCGCCTTGCCCGCGAATATAAGCCCGATCTGATCCTGCTGGATTTGATGATCCCTGAAGTGGACGGACTCGATGTCTGCCGCGAATTGCGCAAGTCTAGCGATGTGCCGATCATTATGATCACGGCGCGCGGCGAAGAGATCGACCGTGTGCTCGGACTCGAGATCGGTGCAGACGATTACATCACCAAGCCGTTCAGTGTCCGCGAGTTGATGGCGCGTATCAAAGCCGTCTTGCGCCGCGCACAAAAAGACGGTGATGTTGAACCGTCCACGTTGTTGCGTGGACCTGGGAATTTGCTGATGGATGTCGAGCGGCGCTCCCTCGTTGTCGGGGATACGTCCATTGAGTTGACCCGCCTCGAGTTTGACCTGCTCCATCGTCTGCTGATCAACCCAGGGCGAGTCCTGACGCGTGAACGTTTGTTGGAACAGGCTTGGGGGTATGAATATGTCGGTGATACGCGCGCGGTGGATAGCGCCGTCAAACGTCTGCGTGCCAAACTCCGCGCGGTGGCTCCCGAAGCCGATTGCATCGAATCGGTGCGCGGGCTTGGCTATCGGATCAACTGA
- a CDS encoding WD40 repeat domain-containing protein has protein sequence MISQKEKILLLTNIFFCLFLYGCSPKAPSLLGEWFTGNLHDIAWSPDNKIFVANYWIDGDDSNSYVQAFSVQSLESIWVANKSLASDVTFTPDGQYTVESNEFAPYFYWRSIENGEIVRQGDITSPNQINSETCNGGGGIIVNSLQKNTALIANYLDLIGPSWGTNNTIVIRQLDLDTGKCKNLFNYQGTFDLFDLNSNGTILAYGGEGKDDSVILWDVEKQENICRIPQVEFGRFIPNQNTLAVIRQQKIVFIDATECKEIRELNISPESDYENYLAFSPDGKSFAIAREKIEVRNILSGEILAQIPFPDKAVPNSSKLFLSGIEFSPDGKYLLISYFPLDSAYNGQIQLWQLQ, from the coding sequence ATGATTTCACAAAAAGAAAAAATACTCCTACTCACAAATATCTTCTTCTGCCTATTCCTCTATGGCTGTTCCCCAAAAGCGCCGTCTCTACTAGGGGAATGGTTTACAGGGAATTTACATGATATTGCTTGGAGTCCAGACAATAAAATATTTGTAGCAAATTACTGGATAGATGGTGATGACTCAAACAGTTATGTTCAAGCATTCAGCGTGCAGTCACTCGAAAGTATTTGGGTTGCCAATAAAAGTTTAGCATCAGATGTTACTTTTACACCCGATGGTCAATATACCGTCGAGTCCAATGAGTTCGCCCCATATTTTTATTGGCGCAGCATTGAAAACGGCGAAATAGTGCGTCAAGGTGACATTACAAGTCCAAATCAAATTAATAGTGAAACTTGCAATGGTGGCGGGGGCATCATAGTAAATAGTCTGCAAAAAAACACCGCATTGATTGCAAATTACCTTGACCTTATCGGACCAAGTTGGGGCACAAATAACACCATTGTAATTCGCCAATTAGATTTAGATACGGGAAAATGTAAAAATCTTTTCAATTATCAAGGTACTTTCGACTTATTCGACCTCAATTCCAATGGAACTATTCTTGCCTATGGTGGCGAAGGTAAAGATGATTCAGTTATTCTTTGGGATGTAGAAAAACAAGAAAATATTTGCCGTATCCCACAAGTAGAATTCGGGCGGTTTATCCCCAACCAGAACACATTAGCAGTTATTAGACAGCAAAAAATTGTTTTTATTGACGCTACAGAGTGTAAAGAAATAAGAGAGTTAAATATATCGCCCGAATCTGATTATGAAAATTATTTAGCATTCAGCCCAGATGGAAAGAGTTTTGCCATTGCACGAGAAAAAATCGAAGTCAGAAATATACTTTCAGGTGAAATCCTAGCGCAAATCCCTTTTCCTGATAAGGCAGTTCCTAATTCAAGTAAATTATTCTTAAGTGGAATTGAATTTAGTCCTGATGGAAAATATCTTTTAATTTCTTATTTTCCTTTGGATAGTGCCTACAATGGTCAAATTCAACTTTGGCAATTACAATGA
- a CDS encoding aldo/keto reductase codes for MFKRRLGRSNLEVSAMGLGCWAIGGPWDWLEADGSKEPDGLGQVDDAESVRAIHYALEKGINFFDTAANYGCGHSERILANAIAGRRDKVILATKFGYVVDEEKHTVTETEDIVSRIHQECETSLRNLQTDYIDLYQFHVGNYPTEKAAEVRDMLETLVDEGKIRWYGWSTDNVEEARVFAQGQHCTSIQHRLNMLGGAPQMLAVCEEHDLASINRSPFASGILTGKFNPDTTFPNDDVRSTWSLRTEQATQLLQRIDAVRKFLADTGETRTLAQFALAWIWTHNDRTIPIPGFKTATQVRENIQAMEYGLLSKEQMKKIDEIFERPSIIS; via the coding sequence ATGTTCAAACGACGTTTAGGACGCAGTAATCTTGAAGTAAGCGCAATGGGATTAGGTTGTTGGGCAATTGGCGGACCCTGGGACTGGCTTGAAGCAGATGGCAGTAAGGAACCCGATGGTCTGGGACAGGTGGATGACGCAGAATCGGTCCGCGCCATTCACTACGCACTCGAAAAGGGGATCAACTTCTTTGACACAGCTGCCAATTATGGTTGCGGACATAGCGAGAGAATACTTGCCAATGCAATTGCAGGGCGCCGCGATAAAGTTATTCTCGCAACGAAGTTTGGCTATGTTGTAGATGAAGAAAAACATACCGTTACAGAAACGGAAGATATCGTCAGTCGCATCCATCAAGAATGTGAAACCAGCCTGCGCAACTTACAGACCGACTATATTGACCTCTATCAATTTCACGTGGGCAATTACCCGACAGAGAAAGCCGCCGAAGTACGTGACATGCTAGAAACGCTGGTGGATGAAGGCAAGATCCGCTGGTATGGCTGGAGCACTGATAATGTTGAAGAAGCGCGTGTATTTGCGCAAGGTCAACATTGCACATCGATTCAGCATAGGTTAAATATGCTAGGCGGCGCACCTCAAATGCTGGCGGTCTGTGAAGAACATGATCTGGCTAGTATCAACCGATCCCCCTTCGCTAGCGGCATATTGACAGGCAAGTTCAACCCGGACACCACCTTCCCTAACGATGATGTCCGAAGCACTTGGAGTTTACGTACTGAGCAGGCAACGCAACTCCTCCAACGGATTGATGCGGTACGAAAATTTCTCGCTGACACTGGTGAAACACGAACCCTAGCTCAGTTTGCCCTCGCCTGGATATGGACTCACAATGATCGGACGATCCCTATCCCTGGCTTCAAGACCGCCACCCAAGTGCGAGAGAATATTCAGGCGATGGAATATGGTCTGTTGAGTAAAGAACAAATGAAAAAAATTGATGAGATATTTGAACGTCCATCAATTATCTCGTAG
- a CDS encoding PhzF family phenazine biosynthesis protein, which yields MKLDAYVINAFTEKIGCGNPAGVVLSQENLSEELMQKIAFDINKSETAFITKTDATNYNIRWFAPLKEVPICGHATLGASKVIFHKNPNLMKINFHYKDGTITAHQDEEGNIAMLFPLDEYKRIDIEAEFYDFFNLKDIKDGIYGINTKKVILIIDKAIDLRKVEPNFQKMKESKGKSEHGIGITKLSEDYDFESRYFNPWYGVDEDPVTGSVHTVLANYWSKQLNKNNLVAYQNSQRPGKLCLAIDADKKVEIKGNAKIFIEGHILV from the coding sequence ATGAAATTAGATGCTTATGTTATAAACGCTTTTACAGAAAAAATTGGGTGCGGCAATCCCGCTGGAGTAGTCTTATCTCAAGAAAATCTATCAGAAGAACTGATGCAGAAAATTGCATTTGATATAAACAAATCAGAAACGGCTTTCATAACAAAAACCGATGCGACCAATTACAATATTCGTTGGTTTGCGCCTTTGAAAGAAGTCCCTATTTGTGGGCATGCTACACTGGGAGCTTCAAAAGTAATATTTCATAAAAACCCCAATTTAATGAAAATAAATTTTCATTACAAAGATGGGACAATTACTGCGCATCAAGACGAAGAAGGAAATATCGCAATGTTGTTTCCGTTAGATGAATATAAAAGAATTGACATAGAAGCAGAATTCTATGATTTCTTTAACTTGAAAGATATAAAAGATGGCATTTACGGAATTAATACAAAAAAAGTGATACTAATCATTGACAAGGCGATTGATTTAAGGAAAGTAGAGCCAAATTTCCAAAAGATGAAAGAGAGCAAAGGAAAAAGTGAACATGGTATTGGGATAACAAAGCTATCAGAAGACTATGACTTTGAAAGCAGGTATTTTAATCCCTGGTATGGAGTTGATGAAGACCCAGTTACAGGCTCTGTTCATACAGTATTGGCAAACTATTGGAGCAAACAGTTAAATAAAAACAATTTGGTTGCATACCAAAATTCGCAACGACCAGGCAAGTTATGTCTGGCAATAGATGCTGACAAAAAAGTTGAAATAAAAGGGAATGCCAAAATATTCATCGAGGGTCATATCCTTGTTTAG